DNA from Mucilaginibacter mallensis:
CGCCTACAGACTCACTGGTACAGCAAAAATTAAATAAATGGGAGGACCTGAAATTCGGCCTGTTTATGCATTGGGGTACTTACAGTCAGTGGGGTGTAGTTGAAAGCTGGAGCATATGCCCCGAAGATGAAGGCTGGACACAGCGCAAAGGCCCCTATGGTGCGGATTACTATACCTATAAAAAGGCCTACGAGAATTTGCAGACAACATTCAATCCAACGCATTTCGAACCGGAAAAGTGGGTGAAGGCCGCCAAAAATGCTGGTATGAAGTATGTGATCTTCACTACCAAACACCACGATGGCTTTAGTATGTTTGATACCAAGCAGACTGATTATAAAATAACCAGCCCAAAAACTCCGTTCTCAACAAATCCAAGGAGCAATGTAACCAAGGAAATCTTTAACGCGTTCAGCAAGGAGAATTTTATGATCGGGGCCTATTTCTCAAAACCCGACTGGCACTCTAATGATTATTGGTGGTCGTATTTTCCGCCTAAGGACAGGAACGTAAATTATGACCCAGCTAAATACCCTGAACGCTGGCAGAAATTTAAGGATTACACCTATAACCAGATCCAGGAATTAATGACCGGTTATGGCAAGGTTGATATTTTATGGTTAGATGGGGGATGGGTAAGACCTAAAAGCACGATTGATTCAGGTGTTGACTGGCAGAAAACCATTCCTTATGATCAGGATATTGACATGCCTAAAATTGCTGCTATGGCACGTACCAAACAACCTGGCTTGATCGTAGTTGACCGCACAGTTGCCGGGCAATATGAAAACTACACCACACCGGAACAGCAGGTGCCTGATAAACCTTTAGATCATCCGTGGGAAAGCTGTATTACTATGGGTAACTCATGGAGTTATGTGCCTGGCGATCATTACAAATCGGCACAGGAAATTATTACTTTATTGGTTAAGATCGTATCGCGGGGTGGTAATTTGCTGATGAATATTGGTCCGGGCCCTGACGGAGATTGGGATCCCGTAGCTTACAGCAGACTAAACGAAATAGGTGACTGGATAAAAATAAATGGCGAAGGCATATACGGAACGGAACCGGTAGCACCATACTCCGAGCAAAATATATTTTATACCAAATTAAAAAGCTCGAATACGATTTATGCTTTCTTGTTGTCGGCTACGGATAGTGTTCCTTTGCCTGCAAGTATCTCTTTTCATTTAGCAGGTATTAAGAAGGTCAAAAAGATCAGCTTGCTTGGACTTGATAAGAGCTTAAAATATACGTTTGCTGGCGATAGTGTAAAAGTATCCATACCAACAGCTTTGCAAGCCAGCAATAAATTATTGCATACGGCTACGTTTAAAATTCAATATTGATTCCTGGAGTAATCGACACAAAAAACGGCTTTAACTATTATGTTAAGGCCGTTTTTGTTTGTGTGAAATCCATAAGTGTTCGGAAGGTTAAAAAAGGAGCATCAGCCTTGTGCGATTCCCGCCCTGGGGCGGGGAAGGGTGGGGTTTAACAGCTTATTTGGTGTATAAACCCCTCCCTGCCACTTCACATCCAACCACACCCCTCCCGTGGGGAGGGAATTAAAAACAGAAATGTAATTTTCCAAATACCTATGGTCTGAAATCATAAAGAGCTGACTGTCGCCTTTAAATATGGTGTTCATTTTCCTGTTGTGAGGTAAGCCTGTAAGCTCAATATAAAATAATCCCAGGCGGGTTTGCATACATCGTAGCATTCAAAACTTTTATTCAGTCCTTCGTGGTGCAGCGTTAATGTTGTGCTTTTGCCGTTATCTGTTATCGTCCATATTAATTTAGTGCCTATCCATTCATCTCTTTTTGTCAGGTTCGGCACGTCGATATAAGCTTTTAGGCATAGCCATGTTACTTGCTGATCGGGAATCGCTTCGATTGCTTCAAAGGTTTTTTTCGTCTCGTCAAAAGCGATCTTATACTGATCGCCTTTTTTGGCTGCTGCTCCCGAGTAATCATTGCTCCACCAATCCGGGATATGTTGGGTAAGAGCAGCGTAAACTTCATCTGCTGGTTTGTTTACGGTAATGCTTTTTTTTGATAATCTTTCATGTTGTTCTATTGCATTAAGCCAAATTCCATTTTTCAACCATTTGAGCATCGAAGCTATCATTCTCTTTAGAACTTGGTTGCCCTTTGCCGGTAGTGATCAAATCGCGTAAGCTTTCCTGTATATAATTGGTCCATGCTTCACGGCAGATCTCATAGCATTCATATTGAGGTACCAAACCTTCATGCGTGAATTTTATGGCTGTTTTACCATCTTTTTGCGAAATATCAAAGATGACCTTAGTGCCTTTCCATTCACTTTTATCTTCCGTAAATTTGAAATAATTGTCCAGCACCAGCCAAACCACTTTCTGGCCGGGGATCATCTCTATCAGTTTTATTTTACAGTAATGAATATCTTTATAATGATAGAGATATTCATCATTATGTTTATCTGTACCACCCTCAATATTTTCTGACCACCATCCGCGAACATTATTGATAGCGCCATATGCTTCTTTCGGGCTTTGATCTACCACAAGGGTGGTAGTGAAATTTGATGTTGTCATTTTCCTCGGTTTTTAGTTTGTCAATTTGTTGTTTAACAGTGTTTCCAGGTTTTTCAGTTTCGATATCCAGAATCCATCAAAATACGAGATCCATTTTCGCAGTTCATTAAAGCCGTCCTGTTTAAGGGTGCAATAGCGTTCCCGTCCAATATCCTGGATAGAAATAAAGCCCGCCGAGTACAATATTTTAATGTGCTTTGATACAGCGGGTCGGCTCATGTCGAAGTTCTCAGCCAGGCTGTTGATGGTTAGGCTGTCCTCAGTGAGCAGCATCAGCATCTTCCTCCGGCTGGGGTCGGCAATTACCTGGAAGGTATCAAGCGTTGGTTGAGCCATGTTCCACAGTGTTTAAATGATTAGCGATCTTGTGCATATTCTTGAGCCAGCCCTCATTCATACCGTTAAACAATCCAATGTTTTCCATAATTGCAAAATTGCCATGCTCCAGCACAAGTTCAGTGCCGTTATCTTTGGGATGTAACCGCCATATGACTACTGAATCAATATTGTAGGTGCCATCCCCCGGCCCGGATTTCCATGAATAGGAAAGCTTTTTATGGGGATCGATCTCCAATACACGGCAATGGACAACTCCATCGAAATTAAGATCAGGTATTGGTTTTACGCGAAATTGAAAATCGTGGCCTATAACTGGTTTGAAATCGTTTTTCATCAGCCAGAGTTCCATTAGCTCAGGGCTGGTCAAATATTCCCATACCGCCTTTGGGGGATGTGAGAAGAAAAGTTGGTGATTAATGCTTTTACTCATAATAGGTAACTTTTAAGTTACTCAAATATATGGGTAACTTCTGAGTTACGCAAATATATTTTCAAAAAAAAATAAATGAGAGAATAGGAGCGGTAACCACTATGTTGAATGATAGTAGGGCGTTGCCTCCGGCCCGGGCTGTTCAGGGCTGCGCTTCGCTCCGGCCCTTCTTCGTCGGGCTAAACCCTTACCATCCCTAACGCAAACTTCTTACGCTATTTCAAAAAATAAAAGGCTTGCCCGTATATGCTACGGGCAAGCCTTTATAAGAGAAATAAACTCCGGTAATTATTTAGCTGCTAATAATTCTTCCAGGTTGTCAAGGCCCATGCTAAAGCCGCCTTCAAAGCCCATTTCAATAATCTTTTGCATGCCTTCTTCGGTATTAAAGGAGAGCGTAACATCAACTATGGTGTTTTCTCCATCTGCTTTAAACCGGTTAAACCAATGCATCGGTGGCGTACCATCGGTGGGATTTCCATGCTCATCGCAGAAAACGCAGGTTGCGCTAAAGCTATTTTGAGCGTCAACTGTTTTAATATCTACCCGCGACCAAAACTGTTCACCGTTTTGCCCGAGCATATAATAATGCCATAAACCACCTTCTCTAAAATCCATTGTTTTAGTTACTGCTTTCCAGGGTTTGGGTGCCCACCACTTATCTAATAGATCCCTTTCGGTCCATGCTTTCCAAACTTTTTCAAGTGGCGCCTTGAAGGTGCGGGTAACGTTTAGCTTTTTGTTAGCCAGATCTTTTGAAATTACTGTGTTGTTCATGATTTTTGTTTTTTATAGATCCTTTAATATATCATCTAACTGGTCGAAACGATCTTTCCATTGCTTGCGGAACTGATCGAGCCATATGTCTATTTCTTTTATCTTTTGAAGGTTTGCATGATAATAAATTTCGCGCCCGCTTTGTTTTTGTTTTACAACTTCACATTCGGTAAGTATTTTAATATGCTTTGATACAGCCTGTCGTGTACTGTCAAAGTGCTGGGCCAGGGCATTTGGCGTCATGGCTTGTAAGGCCAGTAAGCTAAGTATGGCGCGTCGGGTAGGGTCGGCAATGGCCTGAAAAATATCTCTTCTCATTTTAAATACAACTATTTGGTTGCAAATATAAATGCAACTATTCGGTTGTGCAAATTTATTTTTTATTTTTCTTTCAATTTTGCAGAATTATTGAGAAAATAAACTTTTCGACAAAATTTGTTTAATTGTTTAAAAGATATTATCTTTGCATCGCAATTAATAGTCAAATACACAAATGTCAGTCATAGAGCAAACCAAAGAAGAACTTATGGAGGAGCAGATTCTGCAGGCAGCTAAACAGCTGTTCCAGGCTCATGGCTTTCGTAAGGTAACTATGGATGACGTGGCTAAAGCCATCGGCAAGGGGCGCAGCTCGCTTTATTATTACTATAAAAGTAAGGAGGAAGTGCTTGAGGCAGTGATGGATGTGGAGATAAGAGATTTACTAAATGCTATTGCCAAAGGGGTAGAGAGCGCAACCACAACCGAAGAGAAGATCCATGCCTTTTGTGCAACCAAGCTAAATGTAATACGCGATAGAAGAAGTTTTTTTAGCACCATAAATACCGGTATGGATGCTGATGAAATGTCGAATTATAACAAAGCAGCACAAGGTATTCACAGGCGGATCATGAAACAGGAAGGCGCTTTGCTTCATCAGATCTTAAATAATGGTATTGAAAAAGGCGAGGTGCGTGCAATGAATGAAAAGGAGCAGGAATCATTTATTTATGTTCTACTGAGTACCGTACATGGTTTAAAACGTGAAATGGCTATTGAAAGTGATTATAGCGGGATAGAATCCGCCGTAAACGCGTTTACACAAATGGTTATGCACGGACTAAAAAAATAAAAAATTTTACCTTAATTTCGACAAAATGACGAATAGTGTCGAATTGTTTAATTGGAAATTATAGATAGAGATAATGAATACAGATAAGATAATAAGTACGTTCCGTGCATTCCGAAGTCGTAACTATAGCTTGTTTTTCGCCGGGCAGTCTATCTCGCAGATAGGTACCTGGATGCAGCGTACAGGTGTAAGCTGGATGGTTTATACCATGACGCATTCGGCATTTATGCTGGGCCTTACCGTATTTGCCTCGCAGTTCCCATCGTTTCTTTTCTCATTGTTAGGTGGTATCGCGTCAGACAGGTATAACCGTTATAAGGTATTGCTCATCACCCAAACAGCTTCAATGATACAGGCTGTATTACTGGCCGTATTAGTCCTGATAAATCACTATACTGTTTGGGAAATACTTGCGCTTAGCGTGGTACTTGGTATTGTTAATGCATTTGATGTACCTGCAAGGCAGCCGCTCATACACGAAATGGTGACCGATAAAGCCGACCTGCCCAATGCCTTAGCGCTCAATTCATCCATGGTAAATATAGCCAGGTTGGTGGGCCCCGCATTATCAGGCATTATACTGGTAAAATATGGCGCGGGAGCTTGTTTTCTTATCAATGCAATAAGTTTTATAGCGGTGATCATTTCTTTGCTGTTAATGAAACTGCCGGCATATATCCCGCCTTCAATAACAAAGAAAGTAGGATCTGAACTGGTTGAAGGTTTTGTTTATCTCAAAAATACTCCTTCAATAAGTGTGATGATGCTAATGTTGGGCTTAATAAGTCTGCTGATATTGCCTTATAATACGCTGTTACCTGTATTTGCCAAGGTTATTTTTAAGGGTGATGCCGCTACCTTTGGGTACATCAATAGTTTTATAGGTTTGGGCGCAGTGGCTGGCTCGGTATTCCTGGCATCGTTAAAACCTAATGCCGATCTTAAAATAGTGCTGCTCATCAATTCTATCATCTTTGGTATTTGCCTTATATTTTTCTCGCATATCAGCTATTTCCCACTGGCTATGTTATTTGCCGCTTTATCTGGTTTTGGCATGATGTCGCAAACTACAATCTTCATTACCATCATACAGGTGGAATCAGACAAAGCAATGCGGGGCAGGGTAATGAGCTATGTGGCGATGGCCTATTTTGGGATGTTGCCTATCGGTAGTTTGCTTATTGGCGCTATATCGCAGCAGATAGGGGCACCAAACGCCATACTTTGTCAGGGCATAATATCACTGATAATAGTTGCCGCGTTTTATAAATTTCTGACCAGCGGGCGTCGTGGTAGAGCTAACGCGGAACAGCTAAAGGAGGCTGAAGAGATGGAAATAGAACAAGTTTAATTAACATAAAATCATATAACTTTTTAAATTTTTTATTATGGAATGGTATAATTATTTCGCTGGTTTTTGGGCAGGAGCGTTCCTGGCCAATTTTGTGCCGCATTTTGTAAAGGGTGTTTCGGGTGATGCGTTTCCAACGCCTTTTGCCAAACCGCCGGGTAAAGGCTTGTCAACCCCAATAGTAAATGTGGTATGGGGCCTGTTTAATTTGGTGGTAGGCTTCTTGCTTTTCAGAACAA
Protein-coding regions in this window:
- a CDS encoding SRPBCC family protein; this encodes MKNGIWLNAIEQHERLSKKSITVNKPADEVYAALTQHIPDWWSNDYSGAAAKKGDQYKIAFDETKKTFEAIEAIPDQQVTWLCLKAYIDVPNLTKRDEWIGTKLIWTITDNGKSTTLTLHHEGLNKSFECYDVCKPAWDYFILSLQAYLTTGK
- a CDS encoding ArsR/SmtB family transcription factor yields the protein MAQPTLDTFQVIADPSRRKMLMLLTEDSLTINSLAENFDMSRPAVSKHIKILYSAGFISIQDIGRERYCTLKQDGFNELRKWISYFDGFWISKLKNLETLLNNKLTN
- a CDS encoding MFS transporter; translation: MNTDKIISTFRAFRSRNYSLFFAGQSISQIGTWMQRTGVSWMVYTMTHSAFMLGLTVFASQFPSFLFSLLGGIASDRYNRYKVLLITQTASMIQAVLLAVLVLINHYTVWEILALSVVLGIVNAFDVPARQPLIHEMVTDKADLPNALALNSSMVNIARLVGPALSGIILVKYGAGACFLINAISFIAVIISLLLMKLPAYIPPSITKKVGSELVEGFVYLKNTPSISVMMLMLGLISLLILPYNTLLPVFAKVIFKGDAATFGYINSFIGLGAVAGSVFLASLKPNADLKIVLLINSIIFGICLIFFSHISYFPLAMLFAALSGFGMMSQTTIFITIIQVESDKAMRGRVMSYVAMAYFGMLPIGSLLIGAISQQIGAPNAILCQGIISLIIVAAFYKFLTSGRRGRANAEQLKEAEEMEIEQV
- a CDS encoding ArsR/SmtB family transcription factor, which encodes MRRDIFQAIADPTRRAILSLLALQAMTPNALAQHFDSTRQAVSKHIKILTECEVVKQKQSGREIYYHANLQKIKEIDIWLDQFRKQWKDRFDQLDDILKDL
- a CDS encoding alpha-L-fucosidase; this translates as MKKSILPLLLLVTGSLFAQQHNMSKSYVPPTDSLVQQKLNKWEDLKFGLFMHWGTYSQWGVVESWSICPEDEGWTQRKGPYGADYYTYKKAYENLQTTFNPTHFEPEKWVKAAKNAGMKYVIFTTKHHDGFSMFDTKQTDYKITSPKTPFSTNPRSNVTKEIFNAFSKENFMIGAYFSKPDWHSNDYWWSYFPPKDRNVNYDPAKYPERWQKFKDYTYNQIQELMTGYGKVDILWLDGGWVRPKSTIDSGVDWQKTIPYDQDIDMPKIAAMARTKQPGLIVVDRTVAGQYENYTTPEQQVPDKPLDHPWESCITMGNSWSYVPGDHYKSAQEIITLLVKIVSRGGNLLMNIGPGPDGDWDPVAYSRLNEIGDWIKINGEGIYGTEPVAPYSEQNIFYTKLKSSNTIYAFLLSATDSVPLPASISFHLAGIKKVKKISLLGLDKSLKYTFAGDSVKVSIPTALQASNKLLHTATFKIQY
- a CDS encoding SRPBCC family protein: MSKSINHQLFFSHPPKAVWEYLTSPELMELWLMKNDFKPVIGHDFQFRVKPIPDLNFDGVVHCRVLEIDPHKKLSYSWKSGPGDGTYNIDSVVIWRLHPKDNGTELVLEHGNFAIMENIGLFNGMNEGWLKNMHKIANHLNTVEHGSTNA
- a CDS encoding TetR/AcrR family transcriptional regulator; translated protein: MSVIEQTKEELMEEQILQAAKQLFQAHGFRKVTMDDVAKAIGKGRSSLYYYYKSKEEVLEAVMDVEIRDLLNAIAKGVESATTTEEKIHAFCATKLNVIRDRRSFFSTINTGMDADEMSNYNKAAQGIHRRIMKQEGALLHQILNNGIEKGEVRAMNEKEQESFIYVLLSTVHGLKREMAIESDYSGIESAVNAFTQMVMHGLKK
- a CDS encoding SRPBCC family protein — encoded protein: MTTSNFTTTLVVDQSPKEAYGAINNVRGWWSENIEGGTDKHNDEYLYHYKDIHYCKIKLIEMIPGQKVVWLVLDNYFKFTEDKSEWKGTKVIFDISQKDGKTAIKFTHEGLVPQYECYEICREAWTNYIQESLRDLITTGKGQPSSKENDSFDAQMVEKWNLA
- a CDS encoding SRPBCC family protein, with translation MNNTVISKDLANKKLNVTRTFKAPLEKVWKAWTERDLLDKWWAPKPWKAVTKTMDFREGGLWHYYMLGQNGEQFWSRVDIKTVDAQNSFSATCVFCDEHGNPTDGTPPMHWFNRFKADGENTIVDVTLSFNTEEGMQKIIEMGFEGGFSMGLDNLEELLAAK